In Fusarium fujikuroi IMI 58289 draft genome, chromosome FFUJ_chr02, the genomic stretch CACGATTTGGCCAGCTCCCGTAAAAGGGGGTAGCAGGTGCGGACTCTGTGGTCGAGTAGGAGCCGCGGCGGTTCTCCAAACCAGGAACTTCGGACTGAGTTCGATCACCTCGAGGATGTCCAGCATTGGCGCGAGCGGGGGTGAAGGGGATGAGAGGGCCGGATAGAGCATATGGGTTGGCATAGGCTCCATTCATCTGATAACCAGGATAGGCCGATTCATTTGGGTGGTTAAGGGCAACCGACTGGGAACCGGGCATGGAGGCAAGAATGAGTCCATCGGGAGAAACCATGTAGGGTGGTGGCATGGGAACAGGAGCGCCCTGGGGAGCAGGCAAAGTCATGCCCGTAAGGCTCAACCCCTGAAAGTGGCCCAACAAAGCATTGTGATCGGTAGAGCCAGGGATAGCGAGATGCTGAGGTCGCCTATCAGGCTGGTTGGAGAGGAAAGGTGCCACACCAGCGGTCGGTTCCATGGTCGCCATTGAATGAGGATGTATGACTGAGATATCTATGCAAATGTCAGACGATTATTCATTTGGTAATAATGAAGGCTCGGACTCGGTTAggcttgaagatgaaaaggGATATTGCTACACCAGATTGAACATCCAGAGGGGTAACTGCAAGTATCTCACCTCACAAGCAACAGATCGGCTGCAAAAAGCAGTGCAAGATGCGAATAATCGGTGGATGTGTGAAAATCTGGCTGTATCCAAGATGTCAGTTGAGAAGTGCATGTGTGGGTGACGACAAGAGGGTATGGTAACTTGGTAGAACAGATGTTCCCAGGGATTCGAACAGGACATCCAACACTGAGTATATGGACGAACGATATTCTGGCAGTCCTGTATtgctgtgataaggttgagggATGAATGCGTGAAAACAGAGTGACTGGGGCAAAGGTCTGCAGCAAACATACCTCGAGGGCTTGAATGATGATCAAGCAGTTGATGGACAAAGCAGGCTGAAAGAagccgatgatgacgaacTCTGGGGTACCAAGACTGAGATGAAGCGAGAGTAAGTAAATTAGCCACGATAGCGTGCAAGATGGAGTACAGAAGAGATTGAAGGTATGAGGAGCGCTGAATGAAGTCTgtgaaaagaagatgaagaagacaaagagaggatgagaagagacgAGCGAAGATATAGGGGAAatagaggaagagaaaggatgaAGCAAGCACCTACCTAATAGTGCACAAAAATGATGATGTCGGAAAGAGGTATACTGATGAAAGAGGAAGGACCTTTGCAGCTGAGAAAAAGGCAAGAATGATGCTATCAGTAAGACCTATGTCCGCGCAAAAAATGTTGTCAAAAcactgttgatgttgagtgaGAAGGTCGGATGAGATATGATTTGGATGAATCTTGAACAATGGGAAGGAATAATAAGAAGAATAGCAAAGAGGAGAAATTCAATGCGGACCCTCTGACAGCCTCAGGATTTCTGACAGTGTCAACCTATCTTAGGAAGCTGGCAAGAGCTGCGAAGCGAGGTTCTGCCTGCCACTTCCAGACAATGATATTGGAAGGACCTAAGCACCTCCCATGGAAGTTTGTAGAACGAGCTTGTTACTAGGTATTAAATACCTCAGGATGAGGCAACGGAAAGGGTTATTATGGGTCAAGATCAGAACAATTATGTATGTATGGTTGAGAATATCTGCAATGATAGTCACGTTGTCTGTCTATTGTTCTGTTGTTAAATACGGGCCAGAGCGATGGGTACTTGGGCAGTGCCGATATTCGTGCGAGGACCGAGGCTTTCCAGATATCAGCATGAACAGCATCGAGAACATCggtttggtgatgaaggaAACGTAATGTTGAAACCCATGAAGACAAGGATCAGGAAAGACGAAAGTCAATGCCAGTGAAACGGCAGTGAATAGGAAGATTATTGTGGTGACTGATGAAAAGCAGTGTGAATCAAAGCAACATACCGTAAGTCTTTCGTAGATGTGCCTGGGTCATGAACACGCAGAAGCAATGATACTTGTtactaaaagttaatatGTTCAAAGGTCAGTATCTAGATAGCTGAAGTGGCCTGGATCTAAAGCCCTTTCTTGTATGTACTGAGAGATGGCTTGGACCCCAGCTGAAGTACGCAGACACTTATATTGGGGAGTGTACAAGATGTGTCTTAATAAGAGTATGTTCCGTATACTTCTAGGCAGGTATTTTGCGGCATGGCTCATAGCACAAACAGATCTCCCATGCGAGCAAAACCAACCATTTCCTAGTCGCTTGTTTGAGCTCAAATATCGAACTCTCTTGTAGTCATTTTCCCAATGTCTCGCGCTCTGATTTGTTGAAGATTATGCAAGATCTTGTTAGACAAGGCGTGCATGTTCGCCATCCCATTCCATGAACACCTAAGTATGCATGTCTCTGTAAGCTGCATGTTCGTGATGCTTTCCAATCCTTGGTAGTACTTCAATATCAGCTTTTTAGCTCTTGGCTTGTCTAGTATGTTTGACCTGTGAGTACACATATTGCTTTTCATATGCTCTTTTGTATCCGTGCAGTTTGCACCTGCATCAACCGCTCGGCTTGTCTTGTATTGCCTGTCCATGCGTTATGACTTTCTTTTTAGTCAAGTTTCAGCCCGGCGATTTAGACCCTTCGATGGGTGGAACGCCAGCAAATTTTGGTACATTTGGGCCGTTTAATATTTCTCCCCGAGGGTAGGTAAGTAAAGCGTATTACTCTTGAATTTATATCGTCGGCCGTGATAATACCACATCGTACCCATAGTTCATCTAGTAAAGCACTTCGAGTTGCTCAAATGCTCAGGTTCGGCCCTTGTGGCATGGCTTCAAGATATCCTCCAACGCCATAACGTAGTACTGATTTCCAAGTACCGGGTTGTTGGAATTTATTCGACTAGCGTTCGTGCATGTAGACGGAAAGAGATAAAGTTTTACGATTGCAATATGCAAGGGAGAAAAAATCCCAAGCCCTTCAATTGGTGGTGTCAGCGACCAACCACACCGTGATGCAGGGTAGGCTTACTCTATGTCTAAACGGCTTGCATATAACGTCAGATACGGGGAAACCGGCTACCCctagaaaccggccaccctcaataaaacactaaaaataagatataattaagaacttaattaattaattactactatatttttttaatttaataaaatttatattaataaatatttaaataaaactaaatataaagatctttaagttttaattttttaatataatttaatattctttatagttataatactttttatatttatttataagcctttaaaattattaatatctttataaacttaatatttttattatatataactttttttttcttttttaaaggatatttcttttattttatctataatattataattttttatttttaatatttaattaaaaagttataattattaagttaattactAATCTTTTAGAAAAGTAGcttaatagttaggttattaaagataatacttaaaataacttaaataacttaataaagctatatagataattaagaagttataaaaagattaaaattctttagttttattaaaaaaatagctataataataaaagtaggTATCTTAAGAgtttaaataactattaggtttattaagacctttattaaattaactaactataatttagttacTTTCTAGCTAATTAGGgcatttaactttataatagcttctttttaggctttattataattatataaaaaggtaatcttattaatataacttaaatttataataaaagtaagatttaaaaggaatttttaatatactttctttaatagtctaaaaactataatatttaatagttaaaagatataaaaagtatatattaaaaggaaaagtataaatatattattattataatacttaaataagaagttattagttatataacttctataattattaaaaattaataaataaagttttttaggatttttaggctttattaataaaataaatactatttttaattaaattaatataatatagttatttatttagccttttttactattaataaatttttaattttttaaaaaatttaatttttttagaaaatactattattaaactattttctttttaaagattattaaaagtcttaagaccttttttattactaaaatatatttaaggattataatttaagatcttaaattaagctaataaataaatattaactttttatcttttaacttaataaaaaaactatttaattctatcctttctattatattaactttattaatattatatctatttctttacttaactatttaaactgctagtattaataataatataaaaaaagccttaataagtttaatagatattttattatattaattaaaatctatatacttttttaataaagtctttatttttttatttctatttataaaagtaaataattaatattttttaataccttttaaaaagctattatatattataatttaatttataaagtattaaatttattaatataatataaaatattttaaattaacttaaattaatatttaatcttttaaataccttttttaaatagctaaaagcttttaattaaatttataagtttattttagtattatagtatctttaatttaatcttaaagggtaaaatagttaatactataagctatagtagttttatttatagaaattctatttataattatttaaagagtaatacttatatttttttttaataaattttattatttttaaattaattaatatagtttataagtttctataattaaaattagtaaagttataaattaattaagatattataaattaggtagttaGATTAAAAAGCAGATAGCCGGTTTCTAGGGGTGGCCAGTTTCCCCATATCTAACATTACCCTAATACCTATCGACACGCCATCACATACCAGCATGGGCCGGCCCATACATGACTGCATATACAAATGCTGAGTTGGAATGTTTGTATTTatttcattcatcatcatacCTTCAACAGGAGCACTGGCCAAATATTCAGTCTGGCCCAGAATTTTAAACATGGCTTGTCGATTTCCTACATCTTAAACTTGGTTCGTCTTACTAAGGTAGCATGAGGTGATGATCTACAGACTTGCTTCTGTCGGCAAGTCCATGTCTAAGTGGCAGAAAGGCTGTGATGGCGCAGATAACCAAAGCTCTCGTGGACAGGTTACAAACGATGACAACAATGTAGATGCTGCAAACCATATACCGCAATGTACCAAGCCATCCTAACACCATCCCTCTAGTTTGCTGCAAGAAAACCCTCGAGTCTACTTTGTATCTCGTCAAATATCAACACCACGAACATAGTCGCAGTCGAGCAGAACACCAACCATGAAACCTGAAGAGCCATCGCCGCCGATGACTTGACTTTAAATTTAGTATGCCATTCGCCCCATTTTCTATGACCAAACATCCTCCTGTAATTCTGAGTTAGCATATGTGGTTTCTTTGCAGTGAAGAGTAACAAAGTCACTACATACCTGGTATTGGTTCGCTGATCTCATGTTCTTCACGATCTCCTCGCCCTTGGCCTCAGACACCCCACGTCCCTCGGCAATGATTTGTGCCAAGACGGTATTGACCTCGCGGGCCATGTGGGCTGCATCACCGCAGACATAGAAATAAGCCTTCTGGGAGAGCAGATCGCTGACCTCCTTAGATCGCTCCTTAAGTCGGTGCTGAACATAAACCTTCTTGGAGCCCTCTCGAGAAAAGGCGGTGATCATTTCAAACTTATCGCCAAGAGCCTCCTTGTATTCCTGAGAAACAGTCAGTATAAGCCTCGAACGATTGAATTCTATATTGTCTTACCTGCCACTCCTTTTGGTACATGAAATCCTCGGTTGACTTTCGGCAACCAAAGAACAAGAGTGTCTTtccaacctcaacaccatcacggGCTTGCTTAGCACGCTCCTGCACGAAACCGCGGAAGGGAGCGACACCAGTACCAGGACCAATCATGATGATGGGCTTACCGGGGTCCGAGGGGAGCTTGAAGTTGGAGTGACGAACATGGACAGGAACGTGGATGCCATCATACTTATTGCGGGGGCCTGTAAGCTCGTAGCTCTGACCAAAAGGTGCAGGGTTGGGGTCACCGTTCTGCTTTTGCTTTAGGGCAAAAAGATAGTTTGTAGCAACACCACGGAAAGGATCATCCCGGCCAGGAATCTGCTGGGATTCAACGACGGCAGTGATCGAGATTTTCTTGGGCTGAACcagagacgaggaagaaaTGGAGTAGTAACGGGGCTGGAGCTTGGTGAGACCCTCGATGAAGGCAGAGAACGGGATTTTGGTCCACTTCTCGCCCTTGCTGACGCTGGCAAGGAAACGGGCAATGTTGTAGTAATGCGGGCCAGTCTTCTCGTGGAAATAATCCTTATCGCTGCCAAGGCGGttcatctcagccttgatatcatcgttGGGAGCAAATGCGGCGAGAGTAGAGACGAATTGACGTGAAACAGGAGCGCAGATCTCGAGGTGGTATCGCAGAATGGCATCGTAGGTTGTAGGGTTGGGGAAAGGAACCTTGGCGGTAGGctcgagagccttgacaGTGACAACGCTGTGCTGCTTTCCAGAGAGGTCGAGAATATCCAGGAATTTGTTGACCTCCTCACCAGGGTTGGTAGGCCAGATAGCAATATGGTCTCCAGTTTCGTACTTGAGGTTAGAACCGCTGATGTCAATTTCCATGTGGAGGCAGTTTCTGTCCTTGGCGGAGAACAACTCATAAGATTCAGCGATAGGGGCAATGTAGGGGTTGTGAGAGTTGAATGGTCCCTTGGCGGTGCCTTCGAGATGCAGCTTGTTGGGCTCACCGAGATACACTTCATTGGCTTCAGGAGTCAGGTCGTCGCGTTCGTTAATGGCAAAAATAGGCTCGTAGACTGCTTCACGCTCTTCCAGTCCCATTTTCTTAGCGAGGGCTTCCCACATGGGATCCttccaggccaagaagtcCTCTTCCATGGTACcagcaccatcatcaccctcacCAGCTTCACCGATGCGGTGAGcgccaagcttctcgagagccTTGTTAACATTGCGGACCATAGAGTTGTAGTGCTCGTACGTGTTGTTTCCGAGACCGAAAGCAACGTAGTTGAGGTTGCCCAGCGGAGGATCATTGCCCTCATTGAAGCTGGCATCCTCGCCGGTAATGAATTCATAGAAGTCGACCGCGTTATCGGTAGGCTCACCTTCACCATAAGTTGCGAGAACGAACATGACAATGTTGTCACTGGGAACGGTATCCAGGTTGTCGAAATCGTAGTCCTCAAGATCGGCAATCATGGTGTTTAGTCCGAATCGACTCTTACCCTCCTTGGCGAGGCGAGAAGCATAATCTTCAGCAGTACCGGTCTGAGAACCATAGAAGACAACACAGTTCTTGCCGGATTCTTCCATTGCCT encodes the following:
- a CDS encoding probable NCP1-NADPH-cytochrome P450 reductase gives rise to the protein MAELDTLDIVVLGVIFLGTVAYFTKGKLWGVTKDPYANGFAAGGASKPGRTRNIVEAMEESGKNCVVFYGSQTGTAEDYASRLAKEGKSRFGLNTMIADLEDYDFDNLDTVPSDNIVMFVLATYGEGEPTDNAVDFYEFITGEDASFNEGNDPPLGNLNYVAFGLGNNTYEHYNSMVRNVNKALEKLGAHRIGEAGEGDDGAGTMEEDFLAWKDPMWEALAKKMGLEEREAVYEPIFAINERDDLTPEANEVYLGEPNKLHLEGTAKGPFNSHNPYIAPIAESYELFSAKDRNCLHMEIDISGSNLKYETGDHIAIWPTNPGEEVNKFLDILDLSGKQHSVVTVKALEPTAKVPFPNPTTYDAILRYHLEICAPVSRQFVSTLAAFAPNDDIKAEMNRLGSDKDYFHEKTGPHYYNIARFLASVSKGEKWTKIPFSAFIEGLTKLQPRYYSISSSSLVQPKKISITAVVESQQIPGRDDPFRGVATNYLFALKQKQNGDPNPAPFGQSYELTGPRNKYDGIHVPVHVRHSNFKLPSDPGKPIIMIGPGTGVAPFRGFVQERAKQARDGVEVGKTLLFFGCRKSTEDFMYQKEWQEYKEALGDKFEMITAFSREGSKKVYVQHRLKERSKEVSDLLSQKAYFYVCGDAAHMAREVNTVLAQIIAEGRGVSEAKGEEIVKNMRSANQYQEDVWS